Proteins found in one Mytilus edulis chromosome 2, xbMytEdul2.2, whole genome shotgun sequence genomic segment:
- the LOC139513092 gene encoding uncharacterized protein translates to MAGSVLPAWVPEMLEKGETLETCLEMLKNMQSTEREARMEEREMRKIEMEKEVRLKELEIREKEMAQGVAPPQTHSSLKSKLPKFKEGEDPDVFLRSFEKLVVLHKIPKSEWALRLVPLLCGKALEAFSRLSEEDSKNYDKIKSAILCRYELTAEAYREKFRSERQSSDESFKEFSVRLVGFLRHWLERELIGTDFDRFVDLVTREQLMVSCNKELKLWIKEQKPKTIDELVDKAEAFQQAHKDEQVSSKSVGRIDTDQSKQQGRYNQSKGRQPDTRTCFICKNIGHIATHCPTRTNRSKEDNFKPGKFGLCIQSRQEYRVDDYISGVTVKLPGVSCNGDKVQVHGLDIVEGKIDSDKISVLRDTGCSTVFVHSRFTNPDCLTGQTRDICLADGSVKQCPEVCINISTPYISGDIIALILDTPFADLIVGNYVNTSVPHSVDGLSVTSGEDIFVSGDSVPCHAVETRSRKKKQDEADSMIDQTNVQRSSDIPISHSIDFSDVCHDFKICDRKQLIELQKTDETLDKVKSYVSDVHDNPASYFIYNSDLLYRVYTKPSGEVIQQIVLPSKLRGTVLSLGHDIPLAGHLGNKKTRDRIMQHFFWPGIFNDIAEYCRSCPDCQIGTSKGRVPRAPLISIPPMDEPFQRIAIDFVGPLPMTDDKNRYVLVCVDYSTKYPEAIPLKDQEASTVANALISLFSRVGIPRELLTDQGSNFMSELMVEVCRLLKINKLRTSPYHAMCNGLCEKFNGVLKKMLKAYARQTPKTWDAYIPYLLFAYREVPNESTGFSPFELLYGRHIRGPLAVLKEEWEEPSTCQNSVLSYLLDTREKLRTMAEYAIENETKAKQRQKFYYDRKARDRKIEVGQKVLILLPTHTSKLLASWKGPFIVTDKVSPVDYKVKVRGKDKVFHVNMLKLWHERVDNDLDNNVTTDIAACLNVISGLNTDEGTDDSEMTTDITPVLKSKENVDDVTISPELTTVEKQQLKELLSEYEDIFSDVPKTDASGKGLGAVLEQEFDDGRRPIMFISKKLSGAECNYAVVEKECFAIVWAVKTLRNYLEGKEFAINTDHAPLQWLQRMKTSNQRLLRWSLILQEFNYTVFYIAGKTNIVADVLSRCGDI, encoded by the exons ATGGCAGGAAGTGTATTACCCGCTTGGGTTCCGGAGATGTTAGAGAAGGGTGAAACTTTGGAGACATGTTTAGAAATGTTGAAAAACATGCAGTCTACTGAGAGAGAAGCTAGAATGGAAGAGAGAGAGATGAGAAAGATAGAGATGGAAAAAGAGGTACGTTTAAAAGAGTTAGAGATTAGAGAGAAAGAAATGGCTCAAGGTGTTGCACCACCACAGACACATTCAAGTTTGAAGTCGAAACTTCCTAAATTTAAGGAAGGTGAAGACCCAGATGTATTTTTAAGGTCCTTTGAGAAATTGGTGGTTTTGCATAAAATACCCAAGTCTGAGTGGGCCCTTAGATTAGTCCCTTTACTTTGTGGGAAAGCTTTAGAGGCATTTTCTAGATTGTCTGAAGAGGACagtaaaaattatgataaaattaaatCTGCTATTTTATGTAGATACGAGCTTACTGCCGAGGCATACAGGGAGAAGTTCAGAAGTGAACGCCAGTCTTCGGATGAGTCATTTAAGGAATTTTCAGTCAGACTAGTAGGTTTTCTTAGACATTGGTTGGAGCGTGAGTTGATAGGCACTGATTTTGATAGATTTGTTGATTTAGTTACTAGAGAACAGTTAATGGTAAGTTGTAATAAAGAGCTCAAACTTTGGATCAAGGAACAGAAACCGAAAACAATTGATGAGTTGGTAGACAAAGCTGAGGCTTTTCAGCAAGCACATAAAGATGAACAGGTAAGTTCTAAATCAGTTGGGAGAATTGACACCGACCAATCTAAACAACAAGGTAGATATAACCAATCAAAAGGAAGACAACCTGACACTAGGACTTGTTTTATTTGTAAGAACATTGGTCATATAGCTACGCACTGTCCTACAAGGACGAACCGGTCAAAGGAGGATAATTTTAAGCCAGGTAAGTTTGGTTTGTGCATACAGAGTAGACAGGAGTATAGAGTAGATGATTATATTAGTGGTGTGACTGTTAAGTTGCCTGGTGTTTCATGTAATGGCGACAAGGTACAGGTACATGGACTTGATATAGTAGAAGGTAAGATCGATAGTGATAAAATCTCAGTTTTGAGAGATACAGGTTGTTCTACTGTATTTGTTCATAGTAGGTTTACTAACCCAGATTGTCTTACAGGTCAGACTAGAGACATATGTTTAGCAGATGGTTCAGTGAAGCAGTGTCCAGAAGTATGTATTAATATTTCTACTCCTTATATTTCAGGTGATATTATTGCATTGATCTTAGATACACCGTTTGCAGATCTGATTGTTGGAAACTATGTGAACACATCAGTACCACATAGTGTCGATGGTTTATCAGTGACTAGTGGAGAAGATATTTTTGTTTCAGGTGACTCAGTCCCATGTCATGCAGTTGAGACTCGATCTCGAAAGAAGAAGCAGGATGAAGCAGATAGTATGATTGATCAGACGAATGTTCAGCGTAGTAGCGATATACCTATATCTCATTCTATAGATTTTTCAGACGTATGCCATGATTTTAAGATTTGTGATAGGAAGCAGTTGATTGAGTTACAGAAGACAGATGAGACTTTGGATAAGGTAAAATCTTATGTAAGTGATGTGCATGATAACCCAgcatcttattttatatataattcagATTTACTATATAGAGTGTATACTAAGCCAAGTGGTGAAGTTATTCAGCAAATTGTATTACCAAGCAAGTTGAGAGGAACAGTTCTTTCGTTGGGACATGATATTCCGTTGGCAGGTCACCTTGGGAATAAGAAAACAAGAGACAGAATCATGCAGCACTTTTTCTGGCCAGGTATATTTAATGATATTGCCGAATACTGTAGGTCTTGTCCAGATTGTCAGATAGGTACATCGAAGGGTAGAGTACCACGTGCTCCATTGATTAGCATACCACCTATGGATGAGCCATTTCAGCGCATTGCTATTGATTTTGTTGGCCCTTTGCCTATGACTGATGACAAAAACCGTTATGTACTTGTTTGCGTCGATTATTCCACTAAATATCCAGAAGCAATTCCTTTAAAAGATCAAGAAGCTTCTACAGTCGCTAATGCTCTTATAAGTTTATTTTCTAGAGTTGGCATACCCAGGGAGCTGTTGACAGACCAAGGCAGTAACTTTATGTCAGAGCTGATGGTTGAGGTATGTAGACTATTAAAGATAAATAAGTTACGCACTAGTCCTTATCATGCTATGTGTAATGGACTCTGTGAAAAGTTTAACGGTGTACTGAAGAAAATGTTGAAGGCATATGCACGACAGACACCAAAAACATGGGATGCATATATCCCTTACTTATTATTTGCATATCGGGAGGTACCAAATGAGAGTACTGGTTTCTCaccgtttgaattgttatatggCAGGCACATTAGAGGACCTCTAGCAGTACTTAAAGAAGAGTGGGAAGAGCCTAGTACATGTCAAAACTCTGTGTTGAGTTATTTATTAGACACTAGAGAAAAGTTGAGAACAATGGCTGAGTACGccattgaaaatgaaacaaaagcgAAACAAAGACAGAAGTTTTATTATGATAGAAAAGCTAGAGACAGAAAGATTGAAGTTGGTCAAAAGGTGCTTATATTATTGCCTACACATACATCAAAGCTGTTAGCGAGTTGGAAAGGACCATTTATAGTGACTGATAAAGTTAGTCCTGTTGACTATAAGGTCAAGGTTAGAGGAAAAGACAAAGTATTTCATGTAAATATGTTGAAGTTATGGCATGAGCGGGTAGATAATGATCTTGATAATAATGTCACAACAGATATTGCTGCGTGCTTAAATGTAATTTCAGGTCTTAACACAGATGAAGGCACAGATGATAGTGAGATGACTACAGATATAACTCCAGTGTTGAAAAGCAAAGAAAATGTAGATGACGTTACGATCTCACCAGAATTGACAACTGTCGAAAAACAGCAGCTTAAAGAATTACTATCAGAATATGAAGACATCTTTAGTGACGTACCTAAG ACTGATGCGTCCGGTAAGGGTCTAGGTGCTGTACTAGAGCAAGAATTTGATGACGGAAGGCGTCCAATTATGTTTATCAGCAAGAAACTCTCTGGAGCGGAATGCAACTACGCAGTGGTAGAAAAGGAGTGCTTTGCCATAGTGTGGGCGGTTAAAACTTTGAGAAACTATCTAGAGGGTAAAGAGTTTGCTATTAATACTGATCATGCTCCTTTACAGTGGTTACAGAGGATGAAAACCAGTAACCAACGGTTACTCCGTTGGAGTTTGATACTTCAGGAATTTAATTATACAGTTTTTTACATTGCAGGCAAGACAAACATTGTTGCAGATGTTTTGTCTAGATGTGGCGATATTTAG